CGGCGGAGTCACACGGCGAGCCCTCCCACAGCCGGGAGATGTCCAGTGCCTCGCCGGGGTACTCCCCCGCGCTCACCTTGCCGTCCACGGCGGGCGCGGCCGCGGCGGGTTCGACCGTGGTCGCCGGCACGAGTTCCAGCGCCGGCTTGCTCACCGAGGTGGCGCCGTCCGCGGTGGTCGTGGTGACGGTGTACGCGTAGTCGCCGGGCGCCGCGCCCTGGGTGCCACCCGCGTTGGAGGTGGGCAGCGAGGCGTCGGTGTTCCGTACGGGGAACGTCACCTTCGTGCTGGCGCCCGCGGCCAGGTCGGTGAACGGCTTCTGCGCCGCGTCCGCCGCGAACCCGTCCGGCAAGGTCACCTTGACGGTGCCGGACCGGGTGGTGTCGGAGTTGTTCGTGACGGTGTAGTCGATCGCCCGCTCGCCGCCGGACGGGATGGTGAGGACCGGTACGACGAAGCCGCGCAGTTGCGGTGCGCCGACCTGCCGGGCCCACGCCTCGAACGAGGAGACCTGCGGCAGGAGCTGCTGCTGGGTCGCGACGTCCGGGGTCAGCTGGACCTGTGCCGCGGCGTACCCCGTGCCGGCCATCGTGGTGAGGAACGCCTCCAGCCGGGATCGCGCGCTGACCGGGTCGCCCTCGGGCTGGGTCGCCGGCGGGGTCACCGTGAACGTCACGGTCGCCGAACCGCCGGGGCGCACCCGGCCGAGTGCGCCGTCGCCCTCGACCTTCCAGCCGTCCGGCGCGCGCAGCGCCACCGAGGACTGGCCGAGGTTCGCACCGCGCGGTGCGGTGACGTGCACCTTCACCGTGGTGGGCTTGCCCGGGCGTACGTCGAAGTCGCTGTCCACCGTCAGCTGCGTGCCCAGTGGGACGGTGCCGTCGGGCCGGGTCAGCGCGCCGTCGAGGATCGCGTCCGGCTGCGCCGCGGCTTCCGTACCCACCTCCGGGTACGGCACCCGCGAGGCGACCTGGGTGAACCGGTCACAGCCCAGCTGCGCCGGGTCGGAGGACGGGTCGGGGAAGCCTGCCCAGCCCTGCGAGGCGTACTCGCGCTGAGCTTCGCGTTCGATCTGCGCCCAGGTCTTGCCCTGCGCGCGGGAGACGTTGCCGGAGAAGACGCCGTAGATGTCCTGGGACGGGTCGACCGGGGTGAAGGTGTTCACGCACGACGGGCCGACCGGCCCGGTGCCGCGCGCCCGGCTCAGCAGCACCTTCGCCGGCGCGAACGGCTTCAGCCCCTCCTTGGTGATCTGGTCGGGGAACGCCTTCGGGTCGGCGGCGGCGTGGTAGGCCGCGATCGCCAGCCGGGCCGCCTCCTGGTGGTTGCCGTGGTTGCCGGGCGAGGGAGCGGGGTCCATCGTGACGAGGACCTCCGGCCTGGTCTGGCGGACGATCCGGACCACCTTCGCCAGCGCGTCCTGCTGGTCCCACAGCTTCTCGGTCAGCGGTGCGGACACGGTGTAGAAGAAGTCGACCTTGTCCAGGTTGAACACGTCGGTGACGCCGGCCTTGCCGACCGCGCGGCGTTCCTCCGCCTCGCGGATCAGGCCGAGCGCGGGGCCCTCCTCCGGGCCGACCGCGTTGCCGCCACCCTCGCCCCGGGTGACCGTGATGACGCCGGT
This Actinopolymorpha cephalotaxi DNA region includes the following protein-coding sequences:
- a CDS encoding sugar-binding protein, with product MGFPPVRGRTALSAVASLVAAGLVAAAGPATAATVPAAPAKVTPATVTSARSADTRADTSRGTPVDLGALFVGAHPDDESGALSTFGQWGEDNGVRTGVITVTRGEGGGNAVGPEEGPALGLIREAEERRAVGKAGVTDVFNLDKVDFFYTVSAPLTEKLWDQQDALAKVVRIVRQTRPEVLVTMDPAPSPGNHGNHQEAARLAIAAYHAAADPKAFPDQITKEGLKPFAPAKVLLSRARGTGPVGPSCVNTFTPVDPSQDIYGVFSGNVSRAQGKTWAQIEREAQREYASQGWAGFPDPSSDPAQLGCDRFTQVASRVPYPEVGTEAAAQPDAILDGALTRPDGTVPLGTQLTVDSDFDVRPGKPTTVKVHVTAPRGANLGQSSVALRAPDGWKVEGDGALGRVRPGGSATVTFTVTPPATQPEGDPVSARSRLEAFLTTMAGTGYAAAQVQLTPDVATQQQLLPQVSSFEAWARQVGAPQLRGFVVPVLTIPSGGERAIDYTVTNNSDTTRSGTVKVTLPDGFAADAAQKPFTDLAAGASTKVTFPVRNTDASLPTSNAGGTQGAAPGDYAYTVTTTTADGATSVSKPALELVPATTVEPAAAAPAVDGKVSAGEYPGEALDISRLWEGSPCDSAADCSGTAHVTRSGDTLYVAVQVRDETRGTPLATSDCKRHWRTDSVEIGLDPRGTSENTASTFKLAVLPFTAEGPACALRDADNHQGPIAQTAPGVKFASTVSSPYAGYTVEAAIPLTELPASVDPDKLGLNVLVYDSDTQDKTGQTRIGWSTWGGVQGDPYRWGLARLAGYQPPADRPTADPVVPNTALRSVESPQTVEQSVRVNVPLSGGTAAPLADSGWLVGARWSRGTVIADLRSTGAGEAHVFVVDDKGTAGSAVVSVNGAGRTAVKVPLDRALSAHPRVLAGWEATSGAGTLASRVPLRK